ATAATTCACATGGTATTGACTTTGCATGTGAAGCTTCTGTTCCACAACTGCTGTTACAGCACTCAAATTTACTCTTTAATTTTACATTCTGGATTTTTTTTAGCATTATCAAATGTAGGACCTTCCACACAGATCATTAGAGTATCTTGAAAATTAGAATTGGAggttgtttctttttgtgcaGCGATCATTTCAACCATATTAATCGGGATGTCCTTAGGTGGTTAATAGTAACTGGTTAAGTGGctctcctccttttttttttgttttcaaatacgTTGATTATATTACTCCGCCAAGTGGATTGTGTTCTTTTTTAAGCTGAAGAAGTCTTATTAAGTTCAGCAAGAATACATTTTTGATTGAGTGCTGACCATCTCCAGTAAAAGGGCAATATTAGTCGGCAAGAACTACATCTCCCTTATACAGATGCTCTGAATTGGAGGGTATATATGGTTTTCAGGAGATATTatttcttctaattttttaaaaataagatgtTTCCTACCTTACTCAGCTTTTGCTGACATTAGAGGGAATAACTATTACTGCTAATATAGTCTGGAATGCAGAAAGATTGTAGAGGCTGGTTACATCTCCATTCTCACTCGGATTCCTAGTAGCCAATTGGGGACCCTTATTTGCCCCAAGGATCTTCCCCCCTGATTTGATCTTTTGATTTGCCGTTTGACTACTTACTTGAATGACAGGCAATGAAGGTTCTGCAGCTCAGGAAGAACAATATCACATGCAACCATCACAGCCAATGCTCTTTGCATATGGCAGTCAGTCTGCTGACCCAACAACCAATCTTGCTGACCAGCCTTTAGAGTTTGCACCTGGGTTTAATTCTGATCATGGTCTACACCTGCAGCCCAGCTATTCTTATCACGACCCTGCTACCACAGTGCCTTCCATGAATACCTGGTCTACTTCTGTTGCACCTGGTGCAGGTTATCCCTCTAGTCTTCCAGTTCCATCGGGACCACAGGTGTTAATTCTGGTTTCTTGagtctttcttcttttctaagGCCATGATATGAATTTCCTGACATATGTTTCATTCTTCAGCATGATCCTTCCATGGCAATACCCTCTCCTGTTCCTGGGCATGCTCCACCTTCATTTGGCAGTTTTCCTGGACTGAGCCTCCAGCCAACAATTCCATCTGCTGGTCCCCCCTTTGGTCTCACTGCAGGAACTGCAGTTCACCCTACTGCAGCCTTCCCTGGTGATGCATATGGAGTTTCTACAGTTTCTGAGCGCCCCAAAAAGGTAAAATTTTGCCattgtaaatatttcaatGGTGAGTGGCATGCTTGTTAATTTTTTCTACTCCTGAAATTTATGGTAGGCTTCAGTGCCTAATTGGCTTAGAGAGGAAATTAAGAAAGCAGTCATCACAAGTTCATCTATGGACCATCCTAAGGAGGAGACGCAATCCATTGAGGATGAAGGAGTTGATAGATCTTTTGGGAAGGGAGATCAAGCTGATAGCAAGAGCATCGATTCTTCTAGATCAACTGAAGAAGAGGATGATGAGGTTTTATTCTATCACCTAAGTTTATTCATTTTGCATCTGAGCCCCACTCCTCCCCCTTAGTGAACTGTTCTTCTGACAAAtcctgttttttttccctccatATATTCATCCCATGATAATAGCTATTTGGATGCACGTCATTTCCTTATGGAAACTTACATGCcgtatctttctttttttggttttgtggtAGGATCAAGTGGAAGCAGCTAGGACTGCAGCAATTAACCAGGAAATAAAGCGTGTTCTAACTGAAGTTCTCTTAAAGGTTTGTAGTGTTTAGAAAATGATAGATTTGCTAATTTAACTCGCATATACTGCATTTTTAACTCCTATGTTTTTGGACAGGTTACTGATGAtctgtttgatgaaattgctACAAAAGTTCTTACTGAAGATGATCTGACACTTGAAGGTAATTATACCATAATTACAGATCCTTGTCTTTGATCTTATGTATTTAAAGTAGCTTTTTTAGTCTAGCAttctgttctttttttatcttaaagaaaataaacaaagaatttaattaattatgtcaTTTGTTACAGTTGAACAGAGCACACTGACTTCAAACCATAAGTTATTGCCATCTCCCCCAGCAGTTTCAGCTTTCAAGGCTTCTGCAAAGGTTCTAATTCCGGCCAAGTCTAAGGAATCTGAGACTGAAGATGTCAGTGAAAAATCCAGTTCCAGCTCACCTGGTAATGTGTTAGGTCTTGCAAATTATGCAAGTGATGATGACGATGTAGATGGTGATATTCAGAGTTCTGTTATGCCAAATTCTGGGAAAGATGCTATTCTTCAGCACTCAACTGTCAAAAAGCCTTCAAATGTTAGGCAGGATACCACTACAAATGACAGTTCTTTGGTAGGGCTTGAAGAGCACGGTAGAAGTCAGACAATTTTAGAGAGTGATCTGGGCAAAACCAGTTCACTTGAGTCCAAATATAACAACAGTGCCGCTATTAGTGATATTAGTTATAATAGACAAAAGAATGTTGAAAGTAATGCCGCTAAAAATCTGCCAGATGGAACTACTGCCTCTAGGCTGAAGGATACTGTAGGCACATTGAAACCTGACCtccataaagaaaatgtcaATGTCAAAAAAACATCAAAAGATGACTCACAAGGTAGGGAGTCCAGGATGAAACCTGATAAGCATGATCGACATGAGAGTAAAAATAGTTCTGTGACGGACTTCAATAAGGACTTGGAGAGTGGTAAGATTAGGACAGTTGAGAAGGGTGATGGGAATCGTAGGGGGCATGATGAGAGGCATTCGAGAAAGGAGAGGACAGATGATCGGAATGGCTCAAGAGAAAAGGTGAAGGAGCAAAGTCTTAAGCCTGTAGAAAAGGCACAGGAATCT
The window above is part of the Prunus dulcis chromosome 1, ALMONDv2, whole genome shotgun sequence genome. Proteins encoded here:
- the LOC117614952 gene encoding transcription elongation regulator 1 isoform X1, whose product is MDSYQAQQRYMRPQPPATSDPYQYQQQQQQQQPRPQWYSNHFQYPSPQQPQWAPPPLADHLPPPGSYPPPPLPHPYPPPYPPNHHFPPPPPPSRPHLPSHLPPPPPIPPPHSYPQHTQEWGAAPSWPNNQGWDYPAHNNQEDWEAKAKAWVDARASTENQHQQLQFPPAGRVEEQSHYHDQYPQNVDSHYSGTHHQSLSASSYQQVPVSGTPTHQPLGIRPQETSSSYAHHAVRDGMPAVDTNSVFHRQGNLSTSPSVHQQEVPSSYSSVTGNEGSAAQEEQYHMQPSQPMLFAYGSQSADPTTNLADQPLEFAPGFNSDHGLHLQPSYSYHDPATTVPSMNTWSTSVAPGAGYPSSLPVPSGPQHDPSMAIPSPVPGHAPPSFGSFPGLSLQPTIPSAGPPFGLTAGTAVHPTAAFPGDAYGVSTVSERPKKASVPNWLREEIKKAVITSSSMDHPKEETQSIEDEGVDRSFGKGDQADSKSIDSSRSTEEEDDEDQVEAARTAAINQEIKRVLTEVLLKVTDDLFDEIATKVLTEDDLTLEVEQSTLTSNHKLLPSPPAVSAFKASAKVLIPAKSKESETEDVSEKSSSSSPGNVLGLANYASDDDDVDGDIQSSVMPNSGKDAILQHSTVKKPSNVRQDTTTNDSSLVGLEEHGRSQTILESDLGKTSSLESKYNNSAAISDISYNRQKNVESNAAKNLPDGTTASRLKDTVGTLKPDLHKENVNVKKTSKDDSQGRESRMKPDKHDRHESKNSSVTDFNKDLESGKIRTVEKGDGNRRGHDERHSRKERTDDRNGSREKVKEQSLKPVEKAQESESRKRSSHADDKEDRRETERLHSSSAKEDNNRKREQAKDKEDDRSRRKHSTDSSRHKRRRSSSVGSRGRNSKDNLVNHANDSSDEASDDSKRKHSRRRNLSPSPVRSRRRQVSRSPHSKHSQRRHSPYSSVDSKRYVAMKSLLCIVFQTYTRMNKQLR
- the LOC117614952 gene encoding transcription elongation regulator 1 isoform X2 yields the protein MDSYQAQQRYMRPQPPATSDPYQYQQQQQQQQPRPQWYSNHFQYPSPQQPQWAPPPLADHLPPPGSYPPPPLPHPYPPPYPPNHHFPPPPPPSRPHLPSHLPPPPPIPPPHSYPQHTQEWGAAPSWPNNQGWDYPAHNNQEDWEAKAKAWVDARASTENQHQQLQFPPAGRVEEQSHYHDQYPQNVDSHYSGTHHQSLSASSYQQVPVSGTPTHQPLGIRPQETSSSYAHHAVRDGMPAVDTNSVFHRQGNLSTSPSVHQQEVPSSYSSVTGNEGSAAQEEQYHMQPSQPMLFAYGSQSADPTTNLADQPLEFAPGFNSDHGLHLQPSYSYHDPATTVPSMNTWSTSVAPGAGYPSSLPVPSGPQHDPSMAIPSPVPGHAPPSFGSFPGLSLQPTIPSAGPPFGLTAGTAVHPTAAFPGDAYGVSTVSERPKKASVPNWLREEIKKAVITSSSMDHPKEETQSIEDEGVDRSFGKGDQADSKSIDSSRSTEEEDDEDQVEAARTAAINQEIKRVLTEVLLKVTDDLFDEIATKVLTEDDLTLEVEQSTLTSNHKLLPSPPAVSAFKASAKVLIPAKSKESETEDVSEKSSSSSPGNVLGLANYASDDDDVDGDIQSSVMPNSGKDAILQHSTVKKPSNVRQDTTTNDSSLVGLEEHGRSQTILESDLGKTSSLESKYNNSAAISDISYNRQKNVESNAAKNLPDGTTASRLKDTVGTLKPDLHKENVNVKKTSKDDSQGRESRMKPDKHDRHESKNSSVTDFNKDLESGKIRTVEKGDGNRRGHDERHSRKERTDDRNGSREKVKEQSLKPVEKAQESESRKRSSHADDKEDRRETERLHSSSAKEDNNRKREQAKDKEDDRSRRKHSTDSSRHKRRRSSSVGSRGRNSKDNLVNHANDSSDEASDDSKRKHSRRRNLSPSPVRSRRRQVSRSPHSKHSQRRHSPYSSVDSKRGRRSRSRSPVRRQR
- the LOC117614952 gene encoding transcription elongation regulator 1 isoform X3, producing the protein MDSYQAQQRYMRPQPPATSDPYQYQQQQQQQQPRPQWYSNHFQYPSPQQPQWAPPPLADHLPPPGSYPPPPLPHPYPPPYPPNHHFPPPPPPSRPHLPSHLPPPPPIPPPHSYPQHTQEWGAAPSWPNNQGWDYPAHNNQEDWEAKAKAWVDARASTENQHQQLQFPPAGRVEEQSHYHDQYPQNVDSHYSGTHHQSLSASSYQQVPVSGTPTHQPLGIRPQETSSSYAHHAVRDGMPAVDTNSVFHRQGNLSTSPSVHQQEVPSSYSSVTGNEGSAAQEEQYHMQPSQPMLFAYGSQSADPTTNLADQPLEFAPGFNSDHGLHLQPSYSYHDPATTVPSMNTWSTSVAPGAGYPSSLPVPSGPQHDPSMAIPSPVPGHAPPSFGSFPGLSLQPTIPSAGPPFGLTAGTAVHPTAAFPGDAYGVSTVSERPKKASVPNWLREEIKKAVITSSSMDHPKEETQSIEDEGVDRSFGKGDQADSKSIDSSRSTEEEDDEDQVEAARTAAINQEIKRVLTEVLLKVTDDLFDEIATKVLTEDDLTLEVEQSTLTSNHKLLPSPPAVSAFKASAKVLIPAKSKESETEDVSEKSSSSSPGNVLGLANYASDDDDVDGDIQSSVMPNSGKDAILQHSTVKKPSNVRQDTTTNDSSLVGLEEHGRSQTILESDLGKTSSLESKYNNSAAISDISYNRQKNVESNAAKNLPDGTTASRLKDTVGTLKPDLHKENVNVKKTSKDDSQGRESRMKPDKHDRHESKNSSVTDFNKDLESGKIRTVEKGDGNRRGHDERHSRKERTDDRNGSREKVKEQSLKPVEKAQESESRKRSSHADDKEDRRETERLHSSSAKEDNNRKREQAKDKEDDRSRRKHSTDSSRHKRRRSSSVGSRGRNSKDNLVNHANDSSDEASDDSKRKHSRRRNLSPSPVRSRRRGRRSRSRSPVRRQR